In Acidicapsa ligni, a single window of DNA contains:
- a CDS encoding alpha/beta fold hydrolase has translation MRLLKLAGKVAFAGFLSSMPFSAKAQGKAVQDMHIHNIVLVHGAWADGSSWSKVIPILESKGFHVTAVHLPFTTLAEDVATVKRTLALQDGPVLLVGHSYGGAVITEAGNDPKVTRLVYVAAFAPDSGQSAGDLNNEFPAPPGDKEFRPDAQGFLSLTDKGIAEDFAPDLSAAEIKILAATQGQTSGPNELGAKVTQAAWRDKPSSYIVADHDRMIAPELEKKLAQQMHAKTIHIPSSHVPMLSHPTQVAAFIADAASGQ, from the coding sequence ATGCGGCTCCTAAAACTGGCAGGCAAGGTAGCATTTGCCGGCTTCCTCTCATCAATGCCGTTTTCAGCAAAAGCGCAGGGCAAGGCGGTACAGGATATGCACATACACAACATTGTCTTGGTCCATGGAGCATGGGCGGACGGTTCGAGTTGGAGCAAGGTTATCCCAATTCTTGAGTCGAAGGGCTTTCACGTCACAGCAGTCCACCTTCCGTTCACGACGTTAGCCGAAGATGTAGCTACCGTGAAGCGGACGTTGGCACTTCAGGACGGTCCGGTCCTGTTGGTTGGACACTCCTATGGGGGTGCCGTGATCACAGAGGCTGGCAATGATCCTAAGGTCACGAGACTGGTCTACGTCGCGGCGTTTGCTCCTGACAGCGGACAGTCTGCCGGCGATCTGAACAATGAGTTCCCGGCACCTCCCGGCGATAAAGAATTCCGGCCTGATGCCCAGGGCTTTCTAAGTCTGACGGACAAAGGCATTGCTGAAGACTTTGCTCCGGACCTTTCGGCCGCTGAGATCAAGATTCTGGCCGCAACGCAGGGCCAGACCAGTGGACCGAACGAACTAGGAGCGAAAGTGACACAAGCCGCATGGCGAGATAAGCCGAGCTCCTACATCGTCGCGGATCACGACCGCATGATTGCTCCGGAGCTCGAGAAGAAGCTGGCGCAACAGATGCACGCAAAGACGATTCATATTCCATCGAGCCACGTCCCGATGCTGTCACACCCAACGCAGGTCGCCGCCTTTATCGCGGACGCTGCTAGCGGTCAGTGA
- a CDS encoding sensor histidine kinase translates to MKIWSRRLVALMLFIASNAMIAMGLESFVRTSEYAHSVWRMQDGVFNGTPYSIVQSADGYLWIGTSSGVVRFDGVRFLPWTAPSDPSALTDGVYSLGATSDGSLWIGSWTLMRWKDGNFSTYPSVRGRINAILPDPTGGVWFTRSRISNGLGPLCHITDSTIKCFDKGDGIAIPYAGALFRDASGDLWLGGSRGMATGKPEKFETFTPSFLAESSRLGGVGAFADGFDGSMLVGMVQSGQNLGLQEFKDHRWNLFRKPGFDGSNLKVDNLLRARDSSLWIGTFDEGIFVVRGQRVDHFTTADGLSSNVVNDLYEDKEGNIWVVTSGGLDRFSAPRVITFSSRDGLSSDYAGSILATHDGSVWVGNHDALDRIRNGAISSIRNQEGLPGGRVTVLLEEPAGQLWVGVNDTLSVREGERFHTLSRVDGSPVGTLQRLIKDQSGDLWGVPVPSGPQLIHIHRYAVDEETIGPLNSKIMSIAASPTGGILLGFRDGKIAAYKDGRLKTLLSTNEPINDLRFTADGHILALSSGKITGWQGKHLQSLGVQNGLPCDRAFTFLLNRQGTLWLYTPCGLIAIDAQNLQRWWTGSRSILEYRLFDSFDGVQAAWTSFTPPASEGPDEKLWFVNGSTVQTIDPSNVARNDVVPPVHIESVIADRRNYPLQQDLRLPSRTRDLEIDYAALSFTVPQKVRFRYRLEGRDKDWQDPGVRRQAFYTDLPPGRYRFHIIAANNDGVWNHEGASLEFSISPAFYQTLWFKLALATAALLLIWLVYSLRLKKVTAEVTARLGERLQERERIARELHDTLLQDFQAVILQFQAVSKRLFTGDPNRKALEDGLDYADKVLAEGRDRIQDIRADTRAFDELSDAIGRYGKELAQARSALFAITVTGEQLTLDPIIRDEVYRIGREAIGNAFKHSRGSKVEVELAYGPAELRMKISDNGNGMESQVLKDGRPGHWGLPGMRERARKIGATLDLWSKLGEGTRLQLNLPVRCANRNSGGWKRWAHQRDTREESNTQ, encoded by the coding sequence ATGAAGATTTGGTCTAGGAGACTGGTCGCCCTGATGCTCTTCATCGCGTCAAACGCCATGATCGCCATGGGCCTTGAGTCGTTTGTCCGAACCTCGGAATACGCGCATTCGGTCTGGCGAATGCAGGATGGCGTGTTCAACGGTACCCCATACTCCATCGTCCAATCCGCGGATGGCTACCTTTGGATCGGAACGAGCTCCGGCGTAGTGCGATTTGACGGGGTCCGATTCCTGCCTTGGACAGCGCCTTCAGATCCTTCGGCTCTTACGGATGGGGTTTATTCTCTCGGCGCAACTTCAGACGGCAGCTTATGGATAGGGTCATGGACCCTCATGCGTTGGAAAGATGGTAATTTTTCCACCTATCCAAGCGTACGAGGAAGAATTAATGCGATTCTTCCAGATCCGACTGGAGGCGTCTGGTTTACACGTTCGCGGATATCAAATGGACTCGGCCCGCTATGCCACATCACTGATTCAACGATCAAGTGCTTTGACAAAGGAGATGGGATAGCAATCCCTTACGCCGGGGCCCTCTTCCGCGACGCCTCAGGCGATCTATGGTTAGGCGGCTCCAGAGGAATGGCAACGGGTAAGCCAGAGAAATTCGAGACATTCACTCCGTCCTTCTTGGCTGAGTCAAGTCGCCTGGGCGGGGTTGGCGCTTTTGCAGACGGTTTCGACGGTTCGATGCTCGTTGGAATGGTGCAGTCAGGCCAGAACTTGGGCTTGCAGGAGTTCAAAGACCATCGATGGAACCTGTTCAGGAAACCAGGCTTCGATGGAAGCAATCTGAAAGTGGACAATTTGCTCCGCGCCAGAGATAGTTCCCTCTGGATAGGAACATTTGATGAAGGAATTTTCGTTGTACGAGGCCAACGCGTGGACCACTTCACCACCGCCGATGGTCTTTCGAGCAACGTCGTTAATGACTTATATGAAGACAAAGAGGGAAACATCTGGGTGGTTACCTCGGGCGGCCTGGACCGTTTTAGTGCTCCGAGAGTAATTACCTTCTCCAGCCGCGATGGTTTGAGCTCTGATTATGCTGGCTCGATTCTTGCAACACATGATGGATCGGTTTGGGTTGGAAACCATGATGCCCTTGATCGTATTCGAAACGGTGCTATCTCATCGATACGCAATCAAGAGGGCTTGCCTGGAGGTCGCGTTACCGTTCTATTAGAAGAACCGGCCGGCCAACTCTGGGTCGGTGTCAACGATACTCTTTCGGTTCGAGAAGGAGAGCGATTCCACACCCTTTCTCGTGTCGATGGCAGTCCGGTCGGCACTCTCCAGCGGCTGATCAAAGATCAAAGCGGCGATTTGTGGGGCGTTCCTGTGCCCTCCGGTCCACAGCTCATTCATATTCATCGGTATGCCGTCGATGAAGAGACAATTGGCCCGTTAAATTCAAAAATCATGTCCATCGCAGCTAGCCCCACCGGAGGAATCTTGTTGGGTTTTAGAGATGGAAAAATTGCTGCATACAAAGACGGCCGTCTGAAGACTCTCCTTTCCACGAATGAGCCAATCAACGATCTCCGATTCACAGCGGACGGTCATATCCTTGCTCTTTCTTCCGGGAAAATCACAGGTTGGCAAGGCAAGCATTTGCAGAGTTTAGGAGTGCAGAATGGATTGCCATGTGATCGAGCATTCACCTTTCTTCTGAACAGGCAAGGAACACTTTGGCTTTATACTCCTTGTGGACTGATCGCGATCGACGCTCAAAATCTTCAGAGATGGTGGACAGGCTCCAGGTCCATTCTGGAGTATCGTCTTTTCGACAGCTTCGATGGAGTCCAGGCAGCTTGGACATCATTCACACCGCCTGCATCTGAGGGCCCAGATGAAAAGTTATGGTTCGTCAACGGTTCCACGGTTCAGACGATCGATCCCTCAAATGTTGCCAGAAACGATGTGGTGCCTCCGGTACACATCGAAAGCGTCATCGCAGACAGAAGAAACTATCCGCTTCAGCAAGACCTTCGCTTACCGTCGCGCACGCGAGACCTGGAAATCGATTACGCAGCATTGAGCTTTACCGTGCCACAAAAGGTGCGGTTTCGTTATCGCCTTGAGGGAAGAGATAAGGACTGGCAGGATCCGGGAGTACGGCGCCAGGCGTTTTATACCGATTTGCCTCCGGGCCGTTATCGTTTTCATATCATCGCAGCGAATAACGATGGCGTCTGGAACCATGAGGGGGCGAGCTTAGAGTTCTCGATCTCTCCCGCGTTCTATCAGACCCTGTGGTTCAAGCTCGCCTTGGCAACTGCGGCGCTTCTCTTAATCTGGCTGGTCTATTCTCTGCGCCTCAAAAAGGTCACTGCCGAGGTCACTGCAAGATTGGGGGAGCGTCTGCAAGAGCGGGAGCGGATTGCGCGGGAACTTCACGATACCTTGCTCCAGGATTTTCAGGCGGTCATACTTCAGTTCCAGGCAGTATCCAAGCGCCTATTCACAGGAGATCCAAATAGGAAGGCTCTCGAAGACGGACTCGACTACGCAGATAAAGTGCTCGCCGAAGGGCGGGATCGCATCCAGGACATTCGTGCCGATACGCGGGCATTCGATGAGCTTTCAGATGCCATAGGACGCTATGGAAAAGAACTTGCACAAGCCCGCTCTGCCTTGTTCGCTATTACTGTAACCGGCGAACAACTGACGCTTGATCCGATCATCCGTGATGAAGTCTACAGAATTGGCCGCGAGGCTATCGGAAATGCATTCAAACACTCAAGGGGCTCAAAGGTCGAAGTTGAACTCGCATACGGCCCTGCAGAACTTCGCATGAAAATCTCTGACAACGGAAACGGAATGGAGTCCCAGGTGTTGAAGGATGGACGGCCAGGACACTGGGGCCTTCCCGGCATGCGGGAACGAGCAAGAAAGATTGGGGCTACGCTCGATCTCTGGAGCAAGCTTGGCGAAGGCACCCGGCTGCAACTGAATTTGCCCGTGCGGTGTGCTAACCGAAACAGTGGTGGATGGAAGCGCTGGGCGCATCAGAGAGACACCAGGGAGGAAAGCAACACTCAATGA
- a CDS encoding response regulator: protein MTSSAQIKVLAVDDHLLLRKGIAAVIEEEHDMLLVGEAATGQEAIERIRDLRPDVTLMDLQLPDMNGIDVIAAIRKEFPKARIVVLTTYRGDIQALRALQAGASGYLLKTMIRKDLLETIRTVHSGRRHVPPEVAAGLAEHVAMDQLSEREISVLTMVARGISNKNIAAELGVTERTIKGHVSSILSKLGANDRTHAVTIAMKRGFIDPI from the coding sequence ATGACTTCTTCTGCTCAAATCAAAGTTCTCGCGGTCGACGATCATCTCCTTTTGCGCAAGGGGATAGCGGCGGTGATAGAGGAAGAGCACGACATGCTGCTGGTAGGGGAAGCGGCGACAGGACAGGAAGCGATTGAACGCATCCGGGACCTTCGGCCCGATGTAACCCTGATGGACCTGCAATTACCGGATATGAATGGCATCGATGTAATCGCAGCTATTCGTAAAGAGTTCCCGAAAGCGCGCATAGTGGTGCTTACTACGTACCGGGGAGACATTCAGGCCCTACGCGCCCTTCAGGCCGGTGCTTCCGGCTATCTATTAAAAACCATGATCCGCAAGGATCTGCTGGAGACAATCCGGACGGTTCACTCTGGACGACGGCATGTCCCGCCCGAGGTGGCCGCTGGACTCGCAGAGCACGTCGCCATGGATCAATTGAGTGAACGAGAAATCTCAGTCCTGACAATGGTTGCCCGCGGTATCTCCAACAAGAATATCGCGGCCGAGTTGGGGGTAACCGAACGTACTATCAAAGGGCATGTGAGTAGCATCTTGTCCAAACTCGGAGCAAACGATAGAACTCACGCAGTCACGATAGCAATGAAGCGGGGATTCATCGATCCAATTTAA
- a CDS encoding SDR family oxidoreductase yields the protein MMKTVLITGTSSGIGEAAAQYFLKRGWRVCATARRLESLGAWSRMADVIPLSLDVTSSDSVRAAVMESVRIAGRLDVLVNNAGIGLAGPLEAIPIDEIERHFQTNVFGSIRMIQEVLPIFRKQKQGVVVNVSSVSGRFGVPFLSPYCAGKFALEGLSESLYYELLPFNIRVKLIEPGGIKTSFTQKFAQHDAYQPNLGSVETRMKQASGPESALPGPESVAEVIFKASIDGSKRLRYPVKTQGASILQRLLPEQQWRAILGKSLGIAKRVSDA from the coding sequence ATGATGAAAACAGTGCTGATTACTGGAACGTCCAGTGGAATTGGGGAAGCTGCAGCGCAGTATTTCCTGAAACGCGGATGGAGGGTATGCGCCACCGCACGGCGGCTGGAGAGCCTCGGAGCTTGGAGCCGCATGGCCGATGTCATCCCGCTGTCTCTGGATGTGACGAGTTCAGATTCGGTTCGCGCGGCGGTAATGGAATCAGTCCGAATAGCCGGTCGGCTTGATGTGCTCGTCAACAATGCCGGAATCGGCTTGGCAGGCCCTTTGGAGGCAATCCCGATCGATGAGATCGAGCGGCATTTTCAAACCAACGTCTTCGGCTCGATCCGAATGATTCAGGAAGTCCTGCCCATCTTCAGGAAGCAAAAGCAGGGCGTGGTTGTCAATGTATCGTCCGTATCAGGACGGTTCGGAGTTCCGTTCCTCTCTCCGTATTGCGCGGGAAAGTTCGCACTCGAAGGCTTAAGCGAATCCCTTTACTACGAACTTCTTCCATTCAACATCCGCGTAAAGCTGATAGAACCCGGCGGTATCAAGACGAGTTTTACGCAGAAATTTGCCCAGCACGATGCCTACCAGCCCAATCTGGGTTCTGTAGAAACTCGCATGAAACAGGCATCGGGGCCGGAGTCCGCTCTTCCAGGACCGGAGAGCGTCGCGGAGGTCATCTTCAAAGCCTCCATCGATGGAAGCAAGCGACTGCGCTACCCGGTGAAAACACAGGGAGCGTCGATACTGCAGCGGCTTCTTCCAGAACAGCAATGGCGCGCTATCCTGGGCAAATCACTTGGCATCGCGAAACGAGTCTCCGATGCGTAA
- a CDS encoding patatin-like phospholipase family protein encodes MENILVSETRDPSTRKRALVLGGGGPVGRAWETGFVSKLVAEGVMLRSADLIVGTSAGAISGAQLALEIELDLTAPVPPPGQSVAPPKPNGMALLVKAFAEASQSSSPEIQRQAIGRMALDSPTPSEEQSIRRLDFLANQEWPENLQATAVNVRTGESIVWHRGSGVPLVLAIASSCALPGVWPPITINGDRYMDGGVRSALNADRATGHDAVIVVSCSPLVLPAGVNNPDRETLNAGLNAEIAGLREHGAQVDVVTPSAAFLKLTEYGARMLDVSLVPEAFQIGTRQAVQEALRIDAVWRRDRDLI; translated from the coding sequence ATGGAGAACATTTTAGTGTCTGAAACACGCGATCCATCCACCAGGAAGCGCGCGCTCGTCTTGGGTGGAGGAGGGCCGGTCGGTCGTGCCTGGGAAACAGGCTTCGTATCGAAGCTTGTCGCCGAAGGGGTGATGCTCAGGTCGGCGGACTTGATTGTTGGAACCTCCGCCGGTGCGATCTCAGGAGCTCAGCTCGCTCTCGAGATTGAGCTTGATCTTACTGCTCCCGTGCCGCCACCTGGGCAATCCGTCGCCCCTCCAAAGCCGAACGGCATGGCTTTACTGGTCAAGGCGTTCGCGGAGGCCTCGCAGTCGTCTTCTCCCGAGATCCAGCGTCAGGCAATCGGACGAATGGCGTTAGACTCACCGACGCCGAGCGAAGAGCAGTCGATTCGACGTTTGGATTTCTTGGCGAACCAGGAGTGGCCCGAGAACCTTCAAGCCACGGCGGTGAACGTCCGTACGGGTGAAAGCATCGTTTGGCATAGGGGGTCGGGCGTTCCTTTGGTCCTCGCCATAGCCTCCAGTTGTGCCCTGCCGGGAGTTTGGCCGCCGATCACTATCAATGGCGATCGATATATGGATGGTGGCGTCCGTAGCGCGCTCAATGCGGACCGGGCCACGGGCCATGACGCCGTGATAGTTGTATCGTGCTCCCCTTTGGTTTTGCCGGCAGGAGTCAACAATCCAGACCGAGAGACCCTGAACGCCGGGCTCAACGCAGAGATCGCAGGCCTTCGGGAACACGGGGCTCAAGTCGATGTGGTCACGCCAAGTGCAGCGTTTCTGAAGCTTACAGAATATGGCGCGAGGATGCTGGACGTCAGCCTCGTACCAGAAGCCTTCCAGATTGGGACCCGCCAAGCGGTTCAGGAAGCGCTCCGCATCGACGCAGTGTGGCGCCGGGATCGGGATTTAATTTAA
- a CDS encoding DUF1566 domain-containing protein, producing the protein MYMDLLSPVVETEGQRNSTSISYTHKKSLLLPTSLNPAQSFRIVQDWYAAAVNCGATPLPTVWKDESSALMWARKDNDRDIGWSAAGQYCKALKLDGFSDWRLPTIDELHVMYFDKNYFNRHARIFTLGYDFWSSTSGSSRDHAQAFGIMGGGASEEASLDDTKVHRTLCVRNTR; encoded by the coding sequence ATGTATATGGACCTTCTTTCACCTGTGGTTGAGACAGAAGGGCAGCGCAACAGCACGAGTATTAGTTACACCCATAAAAAGTCTCTTCTCCTGCCCACTTCGTTGAACCCAGCGCAATCCTTTAGGATTGTCCAAGACTGGTATGCCGCGGCCGTTAATTGTGGGGCAACACCTTTGCCCACTGTCTGGAAGGATGAATCTTCGGCGCTCATGTGGGCTCGAAAAGATAACGACCGGGACATAGGTTGGAGCGCAGCTGGGCAGTACTGCAAGGCGCTGAAGCTGGACGGATTCAGCGATTGGCGCCTCCCAACAATAGACGAACTTCACGTTATGTACTTCGACAAAAATTACTTTAATCGACACGCGCGCATCTTCACATTGGGCTACGACTTCTGGAGTAGTACTTCTGGAAGTTCAAGAGATCACGCACAGGCTTTCGGAATCATGGGTGGAGGAGCTTCGGAAGAAGCCAGCCTCGACGATACGAAAGTCCATCGCACCCTTTGTGTTCGCAATACCAGGTGA